A stretch of the Mycobacterium shigaense genome encodes the following:
- a CDS encoding thymidine phosphorylase, whose translation MSDAAFDAPTVIRTKRDGGRLTDAAIDWVIGAYTDGHVADEQMAALLMAIFWRGMDEGEIARWTAAMVASGERMDFRDLCHGGTPLRTVDKHSTGGVGDKTTLALVPIVAACGVAVPKASGRGLGHTGGTLDKLECIPGFRVEVSNERLQQQLCEVGAAIFAAGQLAAADKKLYALRDITATVESLPLIASSVMSKKLAEGVGALVLDVKVGAGALLDSEAQCRALAHTMVDLGAAHGVPTRALLTDMNWPLGATVGNALEVAEAMEVLAGGGPADVVELTLRLAGEMLDLVAIDDRDPAQTLRDGTAMDRFRRLVAAQGGDLSVPLPIGAHSETVTAGRGGTMGDIDAMAVGLTAWRLGAGRSRPGEAVQPGAGVRIHRRPGEPVTPGEPLFTLYTDTPERFGAAMAELDGAFSVGDAAPTPRPLIIDRIVT comes from the coding sequence ATATCCGACGCAGCCTTCGATGCGCCGACGGTGATCAGGACCAAACGCGACGGCGGCCGGCTGACCGATGCCGCGATCGACTGGGTCATCGGCGCCTATACCGACGGCCACGTCGCCGACGAACAGATGGCCGCCCTGCTGATGGCGATCTTCTGGCGCGGCATGGACGAGGGCGAGATCGCCCGGTGGACCGCGGCGATGGTGGCCTCCGGCGAGCGAATGGATTTCCGCGACCTGTGCCACGGCGGTACGCCGCTGCGCACGGTCGACAAGCACTCCACCGGCGGGGTCGGCGACAAGACCACGCTGGCGCTGGTCCCGATCGTCGCCGCGTGCGGTGTCGCGGTGCCCAAGGCGTCGGGACGGGGGCTGGGTCACACCGGCGGCACCCTGGATAAGCTGGAATGCATCCCCGGCTTCCGCGTCGAGGTGTCCAACGAGCGGCTGCAGCAACAACTCTGCGAGGTCGGGGCGGCGATATTCGCCGCGGGTCAGCTGGCGGCGGCGGACAAGAAGCTGTACGCGCTGCGCGACATCACCGCCACCGTCGAATCCCTGCCGCTGATTGCCAGCTCGGTGATGAGCAAGAAGCTGGCCGAGGGAGTCGGCGCGCTGGTGCTCGACGTGAAGGTGGGCGCCGGGGCGCTGCTGGACTCGGAGGCGCAGTGCCGGGCGCTGGCGCACACCATGGTCGATCTGGGGGCCGCGCACGGCGTGCCCACCCGCGCGTTGTTGACGGACATGAACTGGCCGCTGGGCGCGACCGTCGGCAACGCGCTCGAGGTTGCCGAGGCCATGGAGGTGCTGGCCGGCGGCGGTCCGGCGGACGTCGTGGAGCTGACGTTGCGGCTGGCCGGCGAGATGCTCGACCTGGTGGCGATCGACGACCGCGACCCGGCGCAGACGCTTCGGGACGGGACCGCGATGGACCGGTTCCGGCGGCTGGTCGCGGCCCAGGGCGGCGACTTGTCGGTCCCGTTGCCGATCGGTGCGCACTCTGAGACCGTGACCGCGGGGCGGGGCGGCACAATGGGCGATATCGACGCGATGGCGGTGGGTCTCACGGCTTGGCGGCTCGGTGCGGGCAGGTCCCGGCCGGGCGAAGCGGTGCAACCCGGCGCCGGCGTCAGGATTCACCGCCGCCCCGGCGAACCCGTGACGCCCGGCGAGCCGTTGTTCACCCTCTACACCGACACCCCGGAACGCTTCGGCGCCGCGATGGCCGAGCTGGACGGCGCCTTCAGCGTCGGCGACGCGGCGCCGACGCCGCGGCCGCTGATCATCGATCGGATCGTGACGTGA
- a CDS encoding VWA domain-containing protein encodes MKVPLLGPVSLTGFEHAWFFLFLLAVLLLIGIYVVQQFARRRRVLRFANMEVLERVAPTRLSRWRHIPMILLAASLVLLTTAMAGPTSDIRIPLNRAVVMLVIDISESMAATDVAPNRLAAAQQAGKRFADELTPAINLGLVAFAANATLLVSPTTNRGAVKAAIDGLRPAPKTATGEGIFTALQAIATVGAVMGGGDGPPPARIVLESDGAENVPLDPNAPQGAFTAARAAKAEGVQISTISFGTPDGTVVYQGATIPVPVDDQTLQEICKITDGQAFHADSLESLNNVYSTLQRQIGYETVKGDASLAWMLLGAAALAGAVLAGLLLNRRLPA; translated from the coding sequence ATGAAGGTGCCCCTGTTGGGCCCGGTGTCGCTCACGGGCTTCGAGCACGCCTGGTTCTTCCTGTTCCTGCTGGCGGTGCTGTTGCTGATCGGCATCTACGTCGTGCAGCAATTCGCCCGGCGCCGCCGGGTGCTGCGGTTCGCCAACATGGAAGTGCTCGAGCGGGTGGCACCGACGCGGCTCAGTCGCTGGCGCCACATCCCGATGATCCTGCTAGCCGCGTCGCTGGTGCTGCTGACGACGGCCATGGCCGGCCCGACGAGCGACATCCGGATCCCGCTCAACCGCGCGGTGGTCATGCTGGTCATCGACATCTCGGAATCCATGGCAGCCACCGACGTCGCGCCGAACCGGCTGGCCGCCGCGCAGCAAGCGGGCAAGCGGTTCGCCGACGAGCTGACGCCGGCGATCAACCTCGGGCTGGTCGCCTTCGCGGCCAACGCCACACTGCTGGTGTCGCCGACGACGAACCGCGGCGCAGTCAAGGCGGCGATCGACGGACTGCGGCCGGCGCCGAAAACCGCGACGGGGGAGGGGATTTTCACCGCGCTGCAGGCGATCGCGACGGTGGGCGCGGTGATGGGCGGCGGCGACGGGCCGCCGCCGGCGCGCATCGTGCTGGAGTCCGACGGCGCCGAGAACGTCCCGCTGGATCCCAACGCGCCGCAGGGCGCGTTCACCGCGGCGCGCGCGGCCAAGGCCGAGGGGGTGCAGATCTCGACGATCTCGTTCGGCACGCCCGACGGCACCGTCGTGTATCAGGGCGCGACGATCCCGGTTCCGGTCGACGACCAGACCCTGCAGGAGATCTGCAAGATCACCGACGGGCAGGCCTTCCACGCCGACAGCCTGGAGTCGCTGAACAACGTCTACTCCACCCTGCAACGCCAGATCGGCTACGAAACCGTCAAGGGCGACGCGAGCCTGGCCTGGATGCTGCTGGGCGCGGCAGCCCTGGCCGGCGCCGTGCTGGCCGGTCTGCTGCTCAACCGCAGGCTGCCCGCTTAG
- a CDS encoding succinate dehydrogenase hydrophobic membrane anchor subunit, which translates to MSTPDLQLGRGDVAPVRQRSHDRPASLDNPRSPRRRAGIPNFEKFAWLFMRFSGVALLVLAIGHLFIMLIWDNGVYRIDFNYVAQRWASPFWQFWDLALLWLAQLHGGNGLRTIIDDYSRKDSTRFWLNSVLLLSMGFTLVLGTYVLLTFDPNIS; encoded by the coding sequence ATGAGCACCCCCGACCTTCAGCTCGGTCGCGGCGATGTCGCCCCGGTCAGACAACGCAGCCACGACCGCCCGGCCAGCCTCGACAATCCCCGCTCGCCGCGCCGGCGCGCGGGCATCCCGAACTTCGAGAAATTCGCGTGGCTGTTCATGCGGTTCTCCGGCGTCGCCCTGCTGGTCCTGGCGATCGGGCACCTGTTCATCATGCTGATATGGGATAACGGCGTTTACCGCATCGACTTCAACTACGTCGCGCAGCGGTGGGCCTCGCCGTTCTGGCAATTCTGGGATCTGGCGCTGCTGTGGCTGGCGCAACTGCACGGCGGCAACGGCCTGCGCACCATCATCGACGACTACAGCCGCAAGGACAGCACCCGGTTCTGGCTCAACAGCGTGCTGCTGTTGTCGATGGGATTCACGCTGGTGCTGGGTACCTACGTGCTGCTGACCTTCGACCCGAACATTTCCTGA
- a CDS encoding adenosine deaminase, which yields MTAPLGLQQISKAPKALLHDHLDGGLRPSTVLDIAGQIGYEGLPATDVEELATWFRTRSHSGSLERYLEPFSHTVAVMQTPDALYRVGYECVEDLAADSVVYAEVRFAPELHIDRGLSFDEIVDAVLQGVAAGEKAAAAAGRPIKVRLLVTAMRHAAVSREIAELAIRFRDKGVVGFDIAGAEAGNPPTRHLDAFEYMRDHNARFTIHAGEAFGLPSIHEAIAFCGADRLGHGVRIVDDIDVLEDGVVRLGQQASILRDKRIPLELCPSSNVQTGAVKSIADHPFDLLARARFRVTVNTDNRLMSDTTMSIEMHRLVEAFGYGWSDLERFTINAMKSAFIPFDERLAIIDEVIKPRYAVLIG from the coding sequence GTGACCGCGCCGCTGGGTCTGCAGCAGATCAGCAAGGCGCCCAAGGCCCTGCTGCACGATCACCTCGACGGCGGGCTGCGCCCGTCGACCGTGCTGGACATCGCCGGGCAGATCGGTTACGAAGGCCTGCCCGCCACCGACGTCGAAGAGCTGGCGACCTGGTTTCGCACCCGGTCACACAGCGGCTCACTGGAGCGCTACCTCGAGCCGTTCTCGCACACCGTCGCGGTGATGCAGACACCCGACGCGCTGTACCGGGTCGGCTACGAGTGCGTGGAGGATTTGGCCGCCGATTCGGTGGTCTACGCCGAGGTGCGGTTCGCTCCCGAGTTGCACATCGATCGCGGGCTGTCATTCGACGAGATCGTCGATGCCGTGCTGCAGGGCGTCGCCGCCGGCGAAAAGGCCGCCGCGGCGGCGGGGCGGCCGATCAAGGTGCGCCTGCTGGTCACCGCCATGCGCCATGCCGCGGTGTCGCGGGAGATCGCCGAGTTGGCCATCCGGTTCCGGGACAAGGGAGTCGTCGGGTTCGACATTGCCGGCGCCGAGGCCGGCAACCCGCCGACCCGACACCTTGATGCCTTCGAGTACATGCGAGACCATAACGCGCGCTTCACCATTCATGCGGGTGAGGCCTTCGGGTTGCCGTCCATCCACGAGGCGATCGCGTTCTGCGGCGCCGACCGGTTGGGCCACGGCGTGCGCATCGTCGACGACATCGACGTGCTCGAGGATGGGGTTGTCCGGCTAGGCCAACAGGCATCGATCCTGCGCGACAAGCGAATTCCGCTGGAGCTGTGCCCCAGCTCGAATGTGCAGACCGGCGCGGTCAAAAGCATCGCCGACCACCCCTTCGATCTGCTGGCCAGGGCGCGGTTCCGGGTGACCGTCAACACCGACAACCGCCTGATGAGCGACACCACGATGAGCATTGAAATGCACCGTCTCGTAGAGGCTTTCGGTTACGGGTGGAGCGACCTCGAGCGGTTCACCATCAACGCGATGAAGTCGGCGTTCATCCCGTTCGACGAACGGCTGGCGATCATCGACGAGGTGATCAAGCCGCGGTACGCCGTGCTGATCGGCTAA
- a CDS encoding VWA domain-containing protein: MSLPGIGPLPLYGLQRPGMLLFAVVPVALLAVYVVVQLRRRGRLQRFTEARVPQPWWRHLPIAVSLLGLALLTIALATPTHDMKIPRNRAVIMLVIDMSQSMRATDVDPNRLKAAERAATQFATQLTQGVNLGLVGFAGTPYLLVPPTPQHQATIDALGKLNFADGTATGEAIFTALHAIEAAGLIGGDTPPPARIVLLSDGGENRPTNPSDPHDGAFTASRLAKDQGVPISTISFGTPTGQIVLDGAHINVPVSTDQMRTIAKLSGGQSYTATNLSELNKDYNAIQNEIGYRTVPGPGSSGWLRLGVMTTLLAAALALLLNRRLPT, from the coding sequence GTGTCGCTGCCCGGCATCGGCCCACTGCCGCTGTACGGCCTGCAGCGCCCGGGGATGCTGCTGTTCGCCGTCGTTCCGGTGGCCCTGCTCGCCGTGTACGTCGTCGTCCAGCTCCGGCGCCGCGGCCGCCTGCAGCGGTTCACCGAGGCGCGCGTGCCGCAGCCGTGGTGGCGGCACCTTCCGATCGCGGTGTCGCTGCTGGGCCTGGCGCTGTTGACGATCGCGCTGGCCACGCCCACGCACGACATGAAGATCCCGCGCAACCGCGCGGTCATCATGCTGGTGATCGACATGTCGCAGTCCATGCGGGCCACCGACGTCGACCCTAACCGGCTCAAGGCCGCCGAGCGGGCCGCCACCCAGTTCGCCACTCAGCTGACGCAAGGGGTCAACCTGGGGCTGGTCGGGTTCGCGGGAACGCCGTACCTGCTGGTCCCGCCGACCCCGCAGCACCAGGCGACCATCGACGCGCTGGGCAAGCTCAACTTCGCGGACGGCACGGCAACCGGTGAGGCCATCTTCACCGCTCTGCACGCGATCGAGGCCGCGGGTCTGATCGGCGGGGACACCCCGCCGCCGGCACGCATCGTGCTGCTGTCCGACGGCGGCGAGAACCGGCCGACGAATCCCAGCGATCCGCACGACGGCGCGTTCACCGCGTCACGCCTGGCCAAGGACCAGGGCGTGCCGATCTCGACGATCTCGTTCGGCACCCCGACCGGCCAGATCGTGCTGGACGGCGCGCACATCAACGTCCCCGTGTCGACGGACCAGATGCGGACCATCGCCAAGCTGTCCGGCGGGCAGTCCTACACGGCCACCAACCTCAGCGAACTCAACAAGGACTACAACGCCATCCAGAACGAGATCGGCTACCGCACGGTGCCCGGACCCGGTAGTTCCGGGTGGCTTCGCCTCGGGGTGATGACAACGCTGCTCGCCGCGGCGCTGGCGCTGCTGCTCAACCGGCGGCTGCCGACGTAG
- a CDS encoding cytidine deaminase — MPVVDWKMLRDKAIQASSRAYAPYSRFPVGAAALVDDGRVVTGCNVENVSYGLGLCAECGVVCALHATGGGRLVALACVDGRGATLMPCGRCRQLLLEHGGDELLVDHPGGPRRLGDLLPDAFSADDLARERP; from the coding sequence ATGCCGGTAGTTGATTGGAAAATGTTGCGGGACAAAGCAATACAGGCATCTTCGAGAGCCTACGCGCCATATTCGCGCTTCCCGGTCGGTGCGGCCGCGCTGGTGGACGACGGTCGGGTGGTGACCGGCTGCAATGTGGAGAATGTCTCATATGGCCTGGGTCTGTGTGCTGAGTGCGGTGTGGTGTGCGCCCTGCATGCGACCGGTGGTGGTCGGTTGGTGGCGTTGGCGTGCGTCGACGGGCGGGGAGCGACGCTGATGCCGTGCGGCCGCTGCCGGCAGCTGCTGCTCGAGCACGGGGGCGACGAGCTGCTGGTCGACCATCCGGGCGGCCCGCGCCGCCTGGGGGACCTGCTGCCGGATGCCTTCAGCGCCGACGACCTTGCCCGGGAACGTCCTTGA
- a CDS encoding GntR family transcriptional regulator, with translation MAVKTSRPATAKDRALDYVKTQVLTGAFPGGELISEGDVAATLGMSRTPVREAFLRLEAEGLLRLYPQRGALVVPVSPDEVRSVIEARLVLEQFAAGKVVAGGQSTCAAVFERLSGELQRQRDTAAAQDWPGFLDADRAFHAITLESSGNTILSGFYSTLRDRQMRMIGESALREPQRVATIMDQHRDISEALRDGDLQRALRAVRSHLASTLRAMGLSAEPLPVGG, from the coding sequence GTGGCGGTAAAGACCTCGCGGCCGGCTACAGCCAAGGACCGCGCCCTCGACTACGTCAAGACCCAGGTGCTGACCGGCGCGTTCCCCGGCGGGGAACTGATCAGCGAGGGCGACGTCGCCGCCACGTTGGGTATGTCGCGCACGCCGGTACGCGAGGCGTTCCTACGGCTCGAGGCCGAGGGGTTGCTGCGGCTCTACCCGCAGCGCGGCGCGCTGGTGGTTCCGGTCTCCCCCGATGAGGTGCGCTCGGTGATCGAGGCCCGGCTGGTGCTCGAGCAATTCGCGGCCGGGAAGGTGGTGGCCGGCGGCCAGAGCACGTGCGCCGCGGTGTTCGAACGACTCTCCGGTGAGCTGCAACGGCAGCGCGACACCGCGGCGGCACAGGACTGGCCGGGATTTCTCGACGCCGACCGCGCGTTCCACGCCATCACGCTGGAAAGTTCGGGCAACACGATCCTGTCCGGGTTCTACTCGACGCTGCGCGACCGGCAGATGCGAATGATCGGCGAATCGGCGCTGCGCGAGCCGCAGCGGGTGGCCACGATCATGGACCAGCACCGCGATATCTCCGAGGCCCTGCGCGACGGCGATCTGCAGCGGGCGCTGCGCGCCGTGCGGAGCCATCTGGCCAGCACGCTGCGTGCCATGGGTCTGTCCGCCGAGCCGTTGCCCGTGGGCGGCTGA
- the sdhA gene encoding succinate dehydrogenase flavoprotein subunit — protein sequence MIQHHRYDVVIVGAGGAGMRAAVEAGPRVRTAVLTKLYPTRSHTGAAQGGMCAALANVEDDNWEWHTFDTVKGGDYLADQDAVEIMCKEAIDAVLDLEKMGMPFNRTPEGRIDQRRFGGHTRDHGKAPVRRACYAADRTGHMILQTLYQNCVKHDVEFFNEFYALDLVLTQTPTGPVATGVVAYELATGQIHVFHAKAVVLATGGSGRMYKTTSNAHTLTGDGIGIVFRKGLPLEDMEFHQFHPTGLAGLGILISEAVRGEGGRLLNGEGERFMERYAPTIVDLAPRDIVARSMVLEVLEGRGAGPDKDYVYIDVRHLGEDVLEAKLPDITEFARTYLGVDPVHELVPVYPTCHYVMGGIPTTVTGQVLRDNTSTVPGLYAAGECACVSVHGANRLGTNSLLDINVFGRRAGIAAAGYAQSHDFVDMPPEPEAMVVGWVADILSEQGNERVADIRGALQRTMDNNAAVFRTEETLKQALTDIHALKERYSRITVHDKGKRFNSDLLEAIELGFLLELAEVTVVGALNRKESRGGHAREDYPNRDDVNYMRHTMAYKEIGADKQGTDLLSDITLDFKPVVQTRYEPKERKY from the coding sequence GTGATCCAGCACCACCGCTATGACGTGGTGATCGTCGGCGCCGGCGGGGCCGGCATGCGCGCGGCCGTCGAGGCCGGTCCACGGGTCCGCACCGCGGTGCTGACCAAGCTCTACCCCACCCGCAGCCACACCGGCGCCGCGCAGGGCGGCATGTGCGCTGCGCTGGCCAACGTCGAGGACGACAACTGGGAATGGCACACTTTCGACACCGTCAAGGGCGGCGACTACCTCGCCGACCAGGATGCCGTCGAGATCATGTGCAAGGAGGCCATCGACGCCGTCCTCGACCTGGAGAAGATGGGGATGCCGTTCAACCGCACCCCGGAAGGCCGCATCGACCAGCGCCGCTTCGGCGGCCACACCCGCGACCACGGCAAGGCCCCGGTCCGCCGGGCCTGCTACGCCGCGGACCGCACCGGCCACATGATCCTGCAGACGCTCTACCAGAACTGCGTCAAGCACGACGTGGAGTTCTTCAACGAGTTCTATGCGCTGGACCTGGTGCTCACCCAGACCCCGACCGGCCCCGTCGCCACCGGCGTGGTGGCCTACGAGCTGGCCACCGGGCAGATCCACGTCTTCCACGCCAAGGCCGTGGTGCTCGCGACCGGCGGCTCCGGCCGGATGTACAAGACCACCTCCAACGCGCACACGCTCACCGGCGACGGCATCGGCATTGTCTTCCGTAAGGGACTTCCCTTGGAGGACATGGAGTTTCACCAGTTCCACCCAACCGGCCTGGCCGGCCTGGGCATCCTGATCTCCGAGGCCGTGCGCGGCGAGGGCGGCCGGCTGCTCAATGGCGAGGGCGAGCGGTTCATGGAGCGCTACGCCCCGACGATCGTCGACCTGGCACCGCGCGACATCGTCGCCCGCTCGATGGTTTTGGAAGTCCTGGAGGGACGCGGCGCCGGCCCCGACAAAGACTACGTCTACATCGACGTCCGCCACCTGGGCGAGGACGTGCTGGAGGCCAAGCTGCCCGACATCACCGAGTTCGCCCGCACCTACCTGGGCGTCGACCCGGTGCACGAGCTGGTGCCCGTCTATCCCACCTGTCATTACGTGATGGGCGGCATCCCGACGACGGTCACCGGACAAGTGTTGCGGGACAACACTTCCACGGTGCCGGGCCTGTACGCGGCCGGCGAGTGCGCGTGCGTGTCGGTACACGGCGCCAATCGGCTGGGCACCAACTCGCTGCTCGACATCAACGTGTTCGGCCGCCGCGCCGGCATCGCGGCTGCCGGCTACGCCCAGAGCCACGACTTCGTCGACATGCCACCGGAACCGGAGGCGATGGTGGTCGGCTGGGTGGCCGACATCCTGAGCGAGCAGGGCAACGAGCGCGTCGCCGACATCCGCGGGGCGCTGCAGCGGACGATGGACAACAACGCCGCGGTGTTCCGCACCGAGGAGACACTCAAGCAGGCGCTCACCGACATCCACGCCCTCAAGGAGCGCTACTCGCGAATCACGGTGCACGACAAGGGCAAACGTTTCAACAGCGACCTGCTGGAAGCCATCGAGCTGGGCTTCCTGCTGGAGCTGGCCGAGGTCACCGTCGTCGGCGCGCTCAACCGCAAGGAGTCCCGCGGCGGCCATGCCCGCGAGGACTACCCGAACCGGGATGACGTCAACTACATGCGCCACACCATGGCCTACAAGGAAATTGGGGCCGATAAGCAGGGCACCGATCTGCTCAGCGACATCACCCTCGACTTCAAACCCGTGGTGCAGACCCGCTACGAACCCAAGGAGCGGAAGTACTGA
- a CDS encoding cupin domain-containing protein yields the protein MSTVNLDPTVPAPMTNVAEYGFEGRFVDWADDACYFEYSKAANPIGSGDAPQVPVTQFGPEVYMDKPTGIVPLDLSDALGIKTGAATSPALLANFVRIRANEQVQTSPNATSQLYYVLYGRGFAAVNGQLVRWEKGDFLTLPAGASSVFYADADAAMYWVHDEPLMRYLGAEAREPRFRATKFRRTDAVSKLEEIASRPGANDKSRVSVLLANENQEQTLTITHVLWAMFGVLPPNQEQRPHRHQSVALDLILDAPPNGCYSLLGTRLDERGNIVDPIRVDWQAGGAFTTPPGMWHAHFNETDQPAHLIPVQDAGLQTHLRSLDIKFTQRRDLVAG from the coding sequence ATGTCGACCGTGAACCTGGATCCGACAGTCCCCGCGCCGATGACCAACGTGGCCGAGTACGGCTTTGAAGGCCGGTTCGTGGACTGGGCCGACGACGCCTGCTACTTCGAGTACTCCAAGGCCGCCAACCCGATCGGCTCGGGAGACGCGCCGCAAGTGCCGGTTACCCAGTTCGGGCCCGAGGTCTACATGGACAAGCCGACCGGAATCGTCCCGCTGGACCTGTCCGACGCGCTCGGCATCAAGACCGGCGCGGCGACCAGCCCGGCCCTGCTGGCCAACTTCGTCCGCATCCGGGCCAACGAGCAGGTCCAGACCAGCCCCAACGCCACCTCCCAGCTGTATTACGTGCTCTATGGCCGGGGCTTCGCCGCGGTCAACGGCCAACTGGTCAGGTGGGAGAAGGGCGATTTCCTGACACTGCCGGCCGGTGCCAGCTCGGTGTTCTACGCCGACGCCGACGCGGCCATGTACTGGGTGCACGACGAGCCGCTGATGCGCTACCTGGGCGCCGAAGCCCGCGAGCCGCGGTTCCGGGCTACCAAGTTCCGTCGCACGGACGCCGTGTCCAAGCTGGAGGAGATCGCGTCGCGTCCGGGCGCCAACGACAAGAGCCGGGTCAGCGTGCTGCTGGCCAACGAGAACCAAGAGCAAACGCTGACCATCACCCACGTCCTGTGGGCGATGTTCGGTGTGCTGCCGCCGAATCAGGAGCAGCGCCCGCACCGGCACCAGTCGGTCGCGCTGGACCTGATTCTCGACGCCCCACCCAACGGCTGCTACTCCCTGCTGGGCACGCGTCTCGATGAGCGCGGCAACATCGTCGACCCGATCCGGGTGGACTGGCAGGCCGGTGGCGCCTTCACCACCCCGCCGGGCATGTGGCACGCCCACTTCAACGAGACCGACCAACCCGCCCACCTGATCCCCGTTCAGGACGCGGGCCTGCAGACCCACCTGCGCAGTCTGGACATCAAATTCACGCAGCGCCGGGATCTCGTCGCCGGTTGA
- the sdhC gene encoding succinate dehydrogenase, cytochrome b556 subunit — translation MWSWVLHRISGATIFFFLFVHVLDAAMLRVSPQLYNSVIHDYQTPIVGLMEYGLVAAVLFHGLNGVRVILIDFWSQGPRYQRLMFWIVGTVFLLLIVPAGVVIGVHMWEHFR, via the coding sequence ATGTGGTCGTGGGTACTGCATCGCATCAGCGGGGCCACCATCTTTTTCTTCCTCTTCGTCCACGTCCTGGACGCCGCGATGCTGCGGGTCAGCCCGCAGCTCTACAACTCGGTGATCCACGACTATCAGACGCCGATCGTCGGCCTGATGGAGTACGGCTTGGTCGCCGCGGTTCTCTTCCACGGCCTCAACGGCGTCCGAGTCATCCTGATCGACTTCTGGTCGCAGGGCCCCCGCTACCAGCGCCTGATGTTCTGGATCGTCGGCACCGTGTTCCTGTTGCTGATAGTCCCGGCCGGCGTGGTGATCGGCGTCCATATGTGGGAGCACTTCCGATGA
- a CDS encoding succinate dehydrogenase iron-sulfur subunit has protein sequence MTADTEPETLDPPLPPIPDGAVMVTVKIARFNPDDPDAFSKTGGWQSFRVPCLPSDRLLNLLIYIKGYLDGTLTFRRSCAHGVCGSDAMRINGVNRLACKVLMRDLLPEKKGKQLTITVEPIRGLPVEKDLVVDMEPFFDAYRAVKPYLITTGNPPTRERIQSPADRARYDDTTKCILCACCTTSCPIFWHEGSYYGPAAIVNAHRFIFDSRDEAAGERLDILNEVDGVWRCRTTFNCTESCPRGIQVTKAIQEVKRALMFSR, from the coding sequence ATGACCGCCGACACCGAGCCCGAGACCCTGGACCCGCCGCTGCCGCCGATTCCGGACGGTGCGGTGATGGTGACCGTCAAGATCGCCCGGTTTAACCCCGACGACCCGGATGCGTTCTCGAAAACCGGTGGTTGGCAGAGCTTTCGGGTTCCCTGCTTGCCCAGTGATCGGCTGCTCAACCTGCTCATCTACATCAAGGGCTACCTGGACGGCACACTCACCTTTCGTCGATCCTGTGCACACGGGGTGTGCGGGTCGGATGCCATGCGTATCAACGGGGTCAACCGGCTCGCCTGCAAGGTGCTGATGCGTGACCTGCTGCCCGAGAAGAAGGGCAAGCAACTGACCATCACGGTCGAACCGATCCGCGGGCTGCCCGTCGAGAAGGACCTGGTGGTCGACATGGAGCCGTTCTTCGACGCGTACCGGGCGGTGAAGCCGTACCTGATCACCACCGGCAATCCGCCGACGCGGGAGCGGATACAAAGCCCGGCCGACCGCGCCCGCTACGACGACACCACCAAATGCATCCTGTGCGCATGCTGCACCACCAGCTGTCCGATCTTCTGGCACGAGGGCAGTTATTACGGCCCGGCGGCGATCGTCAACGCGCACCGGTTCATCTTCGACAGCCGCGACGAGGCCGCAGGCGAGCGTCTCGACATTCTCAACGAGGTCGACGGCGTGTGGCGGTGCCGAACGACGTTCAACTGCACGGAATCCTGCCCGCGCGGCATCCAGGTCACCAAGGCGATCCAAGAGGTCAAGCGCGCGCTGATGTTCTCGCGCTAA